CCCTACGATCACTCCGGGCAGAGCTCAAGAAAACGGAAGTCCGTTTTTCGGGGATCAAAACGTCAGCCCGTCTCGAGAAGTGAGCCCAGGCAATCTCTCAAACGGAACGGGAAATCCGGGATCAGAGCTTCCTCAGATCGTTCCTCGGAACCGAAATCGAATGGAGCTACAAACCGACTCGGGAGACACATTGTCAGCTCCCGCAAGTCCGTTCGAATCAATCGAGCCACCAGCAAATCCTCAAGTGAAATTTGCAGACGGAAGTCATCAGGGAATTCAAGAGGAACGGTTGTCGCCGTCGAGTCTTGAATCATCCCCGACTCCGCGCGAACTCGCACTGCCAACCGATCGCATGGCCCCTGTCGCTCCGTTTTCATTCGGAGGTGCAGCAGATGCTGAGCTCGACAACGGAAACCAGCCTCTTTCGGACGTTCAAGAGAGTGGGTTGGCGAACAACATTCCTGAGGCACAAGCAGTTCCTGAAGCAGAACAGCCAGAGACCAACAACGAGCTGATTGGTCGGGGAACGATTGATCGAGATGTCAACGAAGGAGATCAAAGCCCAGAATTGACCATCGAGAAGAAAGCTCCGGCAAGCGCAACGATCGATGAGCCATTGATCTACTCGATCCTCATCAAGAATGTCGGCGGTAGCTCAGCGAAGTCGCTGGTCGTCGAAGATCGGATTCCAAAAGGAACTAAACTCAAGGGAACAATTCCGCAGGCCTCTCTGTCGAATGGCGTCCTGACCTGGGAACGTCCCGAGCTTCACCCGGGGGACGTTTGGGAAATTCAGCTGCTCGTCATCCCGATGGAAGCTGGCGAAATTGGAAGTGTGGCGACCGTCTCGTTCGAAGCTGCCGTCGCAGCCCGAATTCGAGTGACAGCTCCCAAAATTGAACTGAAAATGAAGGGGCCGAAGGAAGCAGTCACCGGCAAAACAGCGACCTATCAAATGACGATCTCGAACACCGGCGAGGGTGTTGCCAAAGACGTTTACCTCCGAACAATCCTTCCGGAATTGCTGAGCCATCCTGGTGGGCAGGACATTGAATACCGAGTTGGAGAACTGCCGGCCGGAGAATCGCGAACGATCGATCTCGTGCTGACTGCCGAAGCGGCCGGTGTGGCGTCGTCGCAAGCACTCGTGACCGTCAACGGTGAAACACAAGCGGAAACACACTCGGATTTGCGTATCCTCGATTCTCGAATCGGCCTGATCCAGAGTGGTCCCAAGCGTGGATTCGTTGGACGTCCGGTCGAGTTGACTTCTCGTGTGACCAACCTTTCGAGTCAACGCCTGACGAACGTGAAAGTGATCGAGAGAATTCCTGCCGGACTTTCCCCGGCGAAACCCGTGCCTTTCTGGGACGCCGAAAAGCGAGTTCTGATTCGAAACTTTGAAGTTCTGGAAGCAGGTGAATCGCGAGACCTGAAGACTCAACTTGTCCCCGATCAGGCAGGAAACATTGCCCTCAGCTTTGTTGCTCGGGACGATGAGAACAACATCGTCGAAGCTTCTTCAAATCTCGAAGTGAAGGGGTTCGCCGACCTCGACATCGATGTTCTCGGCCAGAACCAAACCGTTCTCGTTGGGGAACAAGTCTCGTTCCGCCTGAAACTCAAAAACGACGGAACTGCAGCAGCTGAGAACGTCCTCACTCAGTTTGTGATCCCAGCTGGGCTCACCTTCACGTCCGCAAAAGGCCCCAGCCAATATCAGGTTCAGGGGAATCGGGTTGTGTTCCAACCTGTCGCTGAAGTTGGAATGGGTGACTCGCAGGAGTTCGATATCGTTCTCACTGCCGCTGGAGCATGCAACTCGAAAGTTGGGGTCGAATTGATGACCGCCGACTACAGCGAGCCAATCCGATTCGAGAAACCAGTTCGAGTGGTTGCGGAAACTCCGTAGCCAGCGTCGGTTTTCAGACTCACTCGCTTCAGCGGTTCAATGCGGTGAGGCGAGTGCGATGAAACCGTCTCGACGGTTCAACGATCGATTTGAACTTCAACTTGCGAGCCGATCGGGACGTTTGGCCACATCTTCCCAACCTGTTCGACCTGAACCTGAATCGCAGATTGATTCAAAAGTGAACAGTGCTGAGCCTGCGGAGCGATGAGAGTCACTTTTCCGAATCGATGCTGGTTTCCGGGGAAGATCAGAAGCAGCTTCTGATCGATTGGAAACGAGACGATCTCGGTCGAAGGAACATTGACCAGAAGATACCGGTGCGCATCGTCGAGAAGTTCAACGATCGGTGCTCCCTCTGTGACTCGAGAGCCAACACGATTCTGGTAGACACCGACCCGACCAATCGACGGGGAAAGGACAGTCAGGCTCTCTTGCTGGGCTCGAAGCTGATCAAGTTCTGCACGTGCACGCTTCAGATTCGCTTCCGCGACGTCGACTCCCTCAGTCCGACGGACTTGTGCAGGAAGTGCATGGCGAAGTTGTTCGAGTTGCTTTTGACGCAGATCACAGATCTCAACCTGAGCGGATGAAACCTCAGCGGCGTTGCTCGCCAGTTCCATCTCCAGAATGGTCGCCATGCGGTCCGAAGGCTTGGTCGCTCCTTCGACGATCAGCGAACTGACGAATGAGCTGTCGTTGTCCGCCATGACCAATTCTTGACCAGCAAGAATGTCGTTGAGCATGCTCTGCTGCATTTCGAAGTTGTACTTCTCCTTCAGAAATGTCGCTGACTGCAGCTGGATCTCACAAATCTCCGAATCCAAAGCTCGTTGCCGCCAAGCCAGTTCCAGCTCAGCAGCTGCCAGAGCCTGTCGATGTTGGAATTCGAGGGCGTCAATTTCGCGAGTCTTGGTCACGACAGCTTGTTCGAGGGTGTCATCGACGATGCGAACCAATGGCTGGTCCATCTCGATACTCGCACCTTCTTCAACGAGAAGTTCGGCCAACTTTCCGTCTGCTGGAGAGGAGATGTAAGTTGTCCGGGCCATCAACGTCCCCTGGCAAACGGGACCGCGCGGACGTTCAACCCAGTAAGCCAATCCAATCCCAAGTGTGAGCGCAACGATAGAGAAGAACGCGATGCGTCGGGGAGGCGCAGGCAACTCGGGACAGGACTCGAATGAATGAGTCATGGGCATGGGCGAAGATAAAAAGAGGTGGATGGGTAGCGCTCCGTCTGAGATGAAAAATCGTCAGAGCGATCGATCTCTCTGACGCAAGAGACGGCGAAATCGCGATTTCCAACGAAACTCATGCCGTTCGTACATCCTCAACGGAAACTTCAACTCGAACGGAATGACCTGCAAATCTTCACCACTTTCTCTCACCGGAATCGCCAGAGTCTGAAATTCGTGATGCTGATTCGTTTTCGAGAGAATCAATGGTCTGCTATTCTGTGGGATCAGAAATCACGCAGCCTCACCTGGCTTGATGTTGAACGAATTGAGGAATTGAAATGCAGGTAATCGAAACAGTCACAGGGCCAGGAATCCCATTGCTGCTCGACGACATTGACACAGACCGAATCATCCCAGCACGTTTTCTTCGTTGCGTCAGCTTCGATGGCATCGGTGAGCACGCCTTCAAAGATGATCGTGAGCAGGATGAATCGCATCCCTTCAACCACGAAGCTCATCAACACGGAAAAATTCTGATCAGTGGCCGAAACTTCGGGTGCGGATCGTCTCGCGAACACGCTCCGCAGTCGTTGATGCGTTGGGGAATTGAAGCCATCGTCGCGGAATCCTTCGCAGAGATTTTCTTCGGAAACTGCACATCGCTCGGCATCCCCGCAGTCACAGCTTCACGAGCTGACCTGGAACGCCTCGCGGCTGCTGCGGCGGCAGATCCCAACCTCGAGTTCGAATTGAATCTCCCGAAGAAGGAAATCACTTTCGGTAATCAAGTCGTTTCCGTCGAGATGCCACAGAGTGCACACGAAGCTCTCACATCCGGAAAATGGGACTTCCTCGGCCAGCTGCTCGATCGACATCCTTCGATTAAGGCCAAACTTGAGTCGCTCCCCTACGTGAAGAAATTCGTCGAGCACTAGACGACATTTAGACAGGGTTCGAACGCACTCACTCGAACCCTGACTCATTCTTTCCAGCGCGACCTGTCCATTCGCCACGCATCATGAGCAAACCCACGATGAATCAGGGAGCCCCTGCCGTTCAGGAATGCGAGCACGCCCTGAAGGAATGGGCAGTCGTCTGCGAGGCAATACGCTCAGGGCATCAAAGTGTGCTCCTGCGAACCGGCGGAATTCGAGAAGATCACGGAGAGTTCCGAATCGAATCCGATCGATTCTGGTTATTCCCAACACGTTTCCATCAGACCGTCGAACTGATCACTCCAGAATTCGCAGAGACGATGAGCCGCAGCGAGGCGCCCGTCGTTTCTGAGACTCTTGGGAATCAGATTCCGTTGCATGTCTTTTGTGAAGTTCACATGAGCTGCTACATCGACGATTTGTCTCAACTTCCGACAATCCGCAATCTGCATGTCCTGAAAGACGAAGTGACTCATCAACGGTTCGACTATCGTTCACCCGGGCTGACAGCTCTTTTCATTCGCGCTTATTCACTTCCCGAACCGGTGCTGATTGAGAACAATGCTCAGTACGATGGCTGCAAGAGTTGGCTGACGATGAATTCCCCTCTCGCGACAGATGAATTGAACGCGGTTCTGCCGACTGAAGAATTCGAGCGTCGGGCCGACGAGTT
This DNA window, taken from Thalassoglobus sp. JC818, encodes the following:
- a CDS encoding 3-isopropylmalate dehydratase small subunit → MQVIETVTGPGIPLLLDDIDTDRIIPARFLRCVSFDGIGEHAFKDDREQDESHPFNHEAHQHGKILISGRNFGCGSSREHAPQSLMRWGIEAIVAESFAEIFFGNCTSLGIPAVTASRADLERLAAAAAADPNLEFELNLPKKEITFGNQVVSVEMPQSAHEALTSGKWDFLGQLLDRHPSIKAKLESLPYVKKFVEH
- a CDS encoding DUF1802 family protein gives rise to the protein MSKPTMNQGAPAVQECEHALKEWAVVCEAIRSGHQSVLLRTGGIREDHGEFRIESDRFWLFPTRFHQTVELITPEFAETMSRSEAPVVSETLGNQIPLHVFCEVHMSCYIDDLSQLPTIRNLHVLKDEVTHQRFDYRSPGLTALFIRAYSLPEPVLIENNAQYDGCKSWLTMNSPLATDELNAVLPTEEFERRADEFKRATGSSMRLHPTAD